In Nocardioides luti, the DNA window GCCTCGCCGACCGGGGCGTTTGTCAGCTGACCGTCGTAGGTGTTCAAGCCGAGCGCCAGCGACCGGTTGTCGCGGCAGGCCTGCTGCCAGCCCTTGTCGGCCAGCGCGACGGCGTACGGCAGCGTCGCGTTGGTCAGCGCATAGGTCGAGGTGTTCGGGACCGCGCCGGGCATGTTCGCGACGCAGTAGAACGTCGAGTTGTGGACCTGGTAGGTCGGGTCCGCGTGCGTGGTCGCGTGGGAGTCCTCGAAGCAGCCGCCCTGGTCGATCGCGATGTCGACGAGCACCGAGCCCGGCTTCATCCGCGAGACCAGGTCGTTGGTGACCAGCTTCGGCGCCGCGGCGCCCGGGATCAGCACCGCCCCGATCACCATGTCGGCCTCCATCACCTGCTGCTCGATCGCCAGCTTCGAGCTCGCCAGGCCGTGCACCCGGTTGTTGTAGCGCCAGAACGACATCCGGAGCTTGTCCAGGTCGGTGTCGAGCAGCGTCACGTCGGCACCCATGCCGAGCGCGATGTTCGCGGCGTTCTGACCAGAGACACCGGCACCGATGATGACGACCTTGGCGTTCGCGACACCGCCCACGCCGCCCATCAGCACGCCGCGACCGCCCTGGGCCTTCATCAGGTTGTACGCACCGACCTGTGGGGCCAAGCAGCCTGCGACCTCCGACATCGGGTACAGCAGCGGCAGACCACCCGAGGGCAGCTGCACGGTCTCGTAGGCGATGGCGGTGACCTTGCGCTTCATTAGCTCCTCGGTCAGAGGCTTGTCCGCGGCGAGGTGCAGGTAGGTGAAGAGGGTCAGGCCCTCGCGCATCCGGTGGTACTCCTCGGCGACCGGCTCCTTGACCTTGAGCACCATGTCGACCGCGCCCGGGCCGCCGTCGGTGCCCCACGCCTCCCCCGCGGTCGCGACGATCGTCGCGCCCGCACCCGAGTACTCCTCGTCGGTGATCTGGGAGCCGACCCCGGCGCCGGTCTGGATGAAGACCTCGTGCCCGTGGGCAACCAACTCATGCACGCCGATCGGGGTGATCGCGACTCGGTACTCGTGGTTCTTGACTTCCTTCGGTACGCCAATACGCATCTTAACTCCAACCAGTCGATTGTGGAGCCTCAGTATCGGACGTTCTTCACGTCAGAGCGGTCTTCCGCGAAACAACACCATGCAATCAGGATAGCTATCGCATATCCTTCGATAATGGCTCACCGAGGCTTCGTCAAGTCGAAGGATCTCCAACGGGTCTACACCGCGAAGGTGGTCCTGGATGACATCGACCAGCGCCTTGTGCGCGAACTGGCGTCCGATGCCCGCGTTCCGAACAACACCCTGGCCAGCCGCGCCGGCATCGCGCCATCGACCTGCTCTCTGCGGCTCCAGCGGCTACGCGAGATAGGCGCCATCCGCGGATTCCACGCCGATATCTCGACGGAGGCGCTTGGACTCCCGATTCAGGCAATGATCGCCGTACGCGTCCAGCCGGCCGCGCGCGTGAGGATCGGCGCCCTAACCGGCCGACTCGCAGCCTTACCTGGGGTACTGAACGTCTACTTTCTCGCTGGGTCGGTGGACTTCATGATCCAAGTCGCGGCCGCGTCTCCTGACGCACTGCGCGAGTTCGTCACCGAACACCTCAGTGCGTCGCGGGAGTACACGTCAACGGAGACGAGTCTCATCTTCGAGCATGTTCGCGGACAACTGTGACTAGGGGGAACCCAAGTGCTTCAGTTGCTGTCGGGGTCCAGGACGATTCGACCCAGTCGGAGGGGTCAGCGGACGCTCTGGCCGCCGTCGATGACGATCACTTCGCCGGTCATGTAGTCAGACGCATGGCCGGCGAGCAGAAGGAGCCACGGCCTGAGCTCGTCGGGCTCACCATGCGTCGGGCCGGGGATCGATCGAATACTTTGGCCGGCGTCTCCGGCTCTTGGCGCATGTCGGCATTGATCCGGGTGGCGAAG includes these proteins:
- the ald gene encoding alanine dehydrogenase; protein product: MRIGVPKEVKNHEYRVAITPIGVHELVAHGHEVFIQTGAGVGSQITDEEYSGAGATIVATAGEAWGTDGGPGAVDMVLKVKEPVAEEYHRMREGLTLFTYLHLAADKPLTEELMKRKVTAIAYETVQLPSGGLPLLYPMSEVAGCLAPQVGAYNLMKAQGGRGVLMGGVGGVANAKVVIIGAGVSGQNAANIALGMGADVTLLDTDLDKLRMSFWRYNNRVHGLASSKLAIEQQVMEADMVIGAVLIPGAAAPKLVTNDLVSRMKPGSVLVDIAIDQGGCFEDSHATTHADPTYQVHNSTFYCVANMPGAVPNTSTYALTNATLPYAVALADKGWQQACRDNRSLALGLNTYDGQLTNAPVGEAVGIDPAALSDVLNG
- a CDS encoding Lrp/AsnC family transcriptional regulator produces the protein MAHRGFVKSKDLQRVYTAKVVLDDIDQRLVRELASDARVPNNTLASRAGIAPSTCSLRLQRLREIGAIRGFHADISTEALGLPIQAMIAVRVQPAARVRIGALTGRLAALPGVLNVYFLAGSVDFMIQVAAASPDALREFVTEHLSASREYTSTETSLIFEHVRGQL